In Triticum urartu cultivar G1812 unplaced genomic scaffold, Tu2.1 TuUngrouped_contig_322, whole genome shotgun sequence, the following are encoded in one genomic region:
- the LOC125527197 gene encoding long chain base biosynthesis protein 1a-like, with protein sequence MDFTLPIVNATTAVIDRVSAAFNTPVACAVVFGVHIDGYLVAGGLLIAFIVFQLSRKSYKPPKKPLCEKEVDELCDEWEPEPLCPPIKEGPQIDTPILESAAGPHTTIDGKEVVNFASANYLGLIGNEKITDSCVGALKKYGVGSCGPRGFYGTIDVHLDCEAKIANFLGTPDSILYSYGISTIFSVIPAFCKKGDIIVADEGVHWAVQNGLYLSRSTVVYFEHNDMASLAHTLEKITCGNKRSEKIRRYIVVESIYQNSGHIAPLDEIIKLRDKYRFRVILEESHSFGVLGKSGRGLAEHYGVPIDKIDIITAAMGNALASDGGFCTGSARVVDHQRLSSAGYVFSASLPPYLASAAISAVNYLEENPSVLTKLRSNVALLHKGLSGTPGLQISSHVLSPIVFLKLNKSTGSLATDLDLLETIAGQALKEDSVFVVPSKRSTLDRCKLPVGIRLFVSAGHTESDISKVCSSLKKVSASVLSNHN encoded by the exons ATGGACTTTACATTGCCAATTGTGAATGCCACAACAGCGGTGATTGATCGTGTCTCAGCTGCATTCAACACACCTGTTGCCTGTGCAGTCGTCTTCGGGGTTCATATCGATG GTTACTTGGTTGCGGGAGGACTACTTATTGCGTTCATTGTGTTTCAGCTTTCCAGAAAGAGCTACAAACCTCCAAAGAAGCCACTTTGCGAGAAG GAAGTTGATGAGCTATGTGATGAATGGGAACCAGAACCTTTATGTCCTCCAATCAAAGAGGGTCCCCAAATTGACACACCAATCTTGGAAAG TGCTGCTGGACCACATACGACCATTGATGGGAAGGAAGTTGTGAACTTTGCATCAGCAAACTACCTTGGTTTAATTGGCAACGAGAAAATTACT GATTCCTGTGTTGGTGCGTTGAAAAAATATGGCGTTGGATCATGCGGTCCACGTGGCTTTTATGGAACAATTG ATGTCCACCTTGACTGCGAGGCAAAAATAGCTAACTTCCTGGGAACCCCAGACTCCATTTTGTATTCATATGGGATATCTACAATATTCAGTGTGATACCTGCCTTTTGTAAGAAAGGAGATATCATAGTGGC TGATGAGGGTGTTCACTGGGCAGTGCAAAATGGACTCTATCTCTCCAGAAGTACTGTTGTTTATTTCGAGCATAATGATATGGCATCCCTCGCTCACACTTTGGAAAAAATTACTTGTGGAAATAAACGTAGTGAGAAGATTAGACGCTACATTGTTGTGGAATCTATCTACCAG AATTCTGGTCACATTGCCCCCTTGGATGAGATAATCAAATTGAGGGACAAATATAGGTTCCGTGTTATTCTGGAGGAGAGCCATTCGTTTGGTGTGCTTGGCAAGTCTGGAAGGGGCCTTGCTGAACATTATGGGGTTCCA ATTGACAAAATTGATATCATCACTGCTGCAATGGGAAATGCATTAGCTAGCGACGGTGGCTTCTGCACAGGAAGCGCCAGAGTTGTTGATCATCAG CGTCTAAGCAGCGCTGGCTATGTCTTCTCTGCCTCTTTGCCGCCCTATCTTGCCAGTGCTGCAATTTCTGCTGTCAACTACCTGGAAGAGAATCCTTCAGTTCTGACCAAACTAAGGAGCAATGTTGCTCTTCTGCATAAAG GACTGTCAGGTACACCGGGGCTTCAGATTTCTAGCCATGTTCTGTCACCTATTGTCTTCCTCAAGCTGAATAAATCGACAGGTTCTCTGGCCACTGACCTAGATCTTCTTGAAACCATTGCCGGGCAG GCTTTGAAGGAAGATTCAGTTTTCGTGGTCCCATCCAAAAGGTCAACTTTGGACAGGTGCAAGCTCCCGGTTGGGATCCGCCTGTTCGTATCAGCTGGTCACACGGAATCAGACATCTCCAAAGTGTGTTCATCCTTGAAGAAGGTTTCTGCGTCGGTCCTTTCAAACCACAATTGA